The stretch of DNA CTTTCACGCAAAATTTCCTTCTGGAAAAGCGTACGCGTGAAAGAATCGAATAGATAGAGCGGAGTCGGTTCAAACGCGGTATATACGACAGCGTCATTGCTCAGTCATTACGtggattaatatatatatatatatatatatattttttaagaatcttATTTCTTacgttaattaacttttaaaaatttacaatctaCACATTATGAATTAATGTAACTGATATTTTTACacgatttaatataatttccattTGATTAACTTTATGATAACATAAATTGTAGCTggtcattttttattcttctaatttagcatttttataaagtgcaaattttaatataaaactttaaattgcGCACTTAATcgcaattatttctctttctctctctctctctctctctctctccttttttttttttcttagttgCATTCGATAGAACAGATCGCGTCCAGTCGTTAACTTGCAATGACAAAGAAGCTTTCCATTTCCTTAATGGCGGCGGCAAAATTATATGCGCGCGAGCGAccgtaaaaagtaaattaaataagaattaaatacaaataaaaccgTTCAGCCAAGTAATTGGCTGGTAACCTCGCTCGTTGCCTGACGACCGTCTGAGATCGTTCCTACCCTTATAGCCCCGGTAGCTCTCTTCGTTGTACCGGGGAAGAAAGAGGATCCGCGTCAATAGACATGTCCCACGGCGTAATCCGCAGAAAAATTACTATTATCGGGACCGCCGAGTTTACGATTAATCGGAACAATCGCAAATAACGGTATTGCGGAACgctgtaataaatttagataacCGCCACGGTCGTACGTACGTAGGTCAAGTGTTGCACGATAAGGCATAAAGTCTGTGTTaacttttaatacaaaaataatggAGGAAAGctaaacgcgcgcgagaattCATCACCCGGCGCCGCTGCGCGAAGTTCGTCAGAAAGCTTTTTAAAAGAGCTGGGAGAATGGGGTCAGACGGAGAGGAAGGGTGGCGCGCTGCATCTCATAGCCGAGGTGGAGTTTTCGTGACGAGGCGGTCGGCGGGGCAATCATGGCCGGATTAGACGTATGTATAAGGATCGTTGCCCGGCGGAGGGGGATGCCGGAGGGTTGTCAGCCGGGTCAAACGGGTCGCGAGATAGACGTTTGCGCGCAGGGACGAGAAACATAAATGATATTTCATGAGGAGCATATGCGTGCGGAGACGACTCCTCCTCCGCGCGAGCCCTCGGCGAGGGTGGCCCCGCTGTCACCCCGAGCTGGCAGCGGGGCGCTGGTTTATTACAAACAAGGATTACCCGGGTAATGGGACATTCTGTCCCTTTGCTTCGCCGTCGTGCCGAGTCGAGCAGTGAGAACTTTGGATGCGCACTGACTCACGCGTCTGCCGATCTTCTCGCGTCACTTCGTAGCCGCCGAAGGGAACGAAAATACGACCGGGAGATCCTCCGCTCGCGATAGGCCAGATCACGATCTACTGCATCAATTTGTCAACGCGATTTAGATTAGCATAGATGGCCGAGATAATCTCAGACTTTATGATACTGCGAAATAACGGCGACGATTGACCCGATTTAATCGTACGTGTTCCGTGACGTGAAAAGTCTCCTAATATGATCAATTTCGTGCCTACGTTACGGTCACGTTGGCGATCCACCGTTACTACGGGCGGTGTTTCAAAACGCAAATCTCGCCAGATTATGCCAATAGCGATAATGGTATTTGTAAAAGCGGGTGCTTCATTCGGCGAATTGCAGGTTTCAGTTTAATCCGAACGTTCTCCAAGCATGCCGCTCAAACACCGCCCAAATCCGTGTTTAAATACTGTAAAAAGTTCCGTCGATTTTGCGACTGTATCCGGGATTCGATTGGTCCATATGAGGGCcctcgatatttaatttcacgctGCTCGGATGAATTCTCCGCGGTAAAGTTGGTCCGCTATGACACCTAGATTTATCCGCCGATAAAGGTACCCGAACTACTGATTTAAGTTCTCCGTCCGAATGGCCGCTCACGTGCGTCGGTCTATCCGGTTTAGGTGGTTCCGGTAAAATCTAAAATGTTTAAACGCACCCACTTATTTTTTCACCCGGAAATTTCACACCGTTGAAAGAAGCGTCtgcatattttattccgtGTAAAAAGTACCTTGATCTCGTTTCGCAAGACACGCCAAGTTTCTCTGCCCAACGTTTCCGGCTGGATAGGCACGTATACTTTCGAAACCAGAGTGTCGCGACTGTGAGCGTAAACACTGTTCAGCGCTAAGTCGAGGGCGTCGCGCGGGacctgtaaaaataattattcatgtATATCGAAATTGTACAAGTCGAAGAGACACGATATACTCTTCTTTCACTTCCTCGTATGTCAAACCTGCGATCTGACGAATCGACGGTCTCTGCGGATGCTGTTCAGAGTGTGATGAGCGAAGAGACGCTCGTGGGCGCTCAGTTTGATGTTCCAGTTTTTGTCCGACGGCGAGACTTTATCTCCTAACACAGGTCCGCGCGATATCCACGCTCCTTCTCGAGAGATATCCGGGACGGGATAAGGATTCCGTACGTAGTATGCCTGGGCCATTGTAGCGCGAATTATCTCGTACCCACACTTGCGAATGCAAAATATACATAGGAATCAATTTTCTAATCGAGGCATATTGTAAAAGTTGAAGTCCTGTCAGTAAATCGTTCGACCAGCTTATCGAGAGAAGTATGCCAGGAACATCTAAAACTATCAGCAATATGTTTATGCGTTCAAAGGTTTAAATTAGCAAGTCAagtttttatgtattttactttttttttgtcgaaggcaagaaaagaaatcttggtgcgttattattttcattttaaattaatttttatttggcaTTGCAAGGAGCGCGTTTCGCTTTATtctcgatttttataattaaaaaaaaaattggaaaaaataatttttttaataattaattaaaatggaaGTGCTCGtgctttatttataaaagcgACTGTGTTACGTGCGAACGCTCTTTCGTATAAATCTACAGCAAACAATGGCAAACCGTTCGAATTCAAGAGGCCTCATCCGGTCTTTCAGTCTGTTTCTTCGGGATTAAGACGCGACTCCGCCGCAAAGAGCAACACTCGAGCCGGCTCGCGTCCATTTCTATCCGACTTTAAACTCATGCGAATGGCCTGCATCACATCACTCTCAACGGGGTGTCCACTTGTCGTTCCTTCCGCTCGTTCTCGCTTTCGCGGCGGTACTTATTTGGAATATTTCCTAAGGCTCAAAGTTCCACCGAGCTCTCGGATACTTTCGCGTCGTGAAAGGATCTACTGTGAAATTCGGCCGAGGCTTTTCACGAATAACGCCGTTCACATTCGCACCTCCATTCGTACTTGTTTGAATTCAGCCGGCTCGGTTGACATAACATATCCGACGGAAATGAGTTTTCATGAGATAGAACGGAAACGTAAGCGAGCCAATTGAGTCTAATAAGCGCAAATCGGTTTGTGGTAGTTCGGAATATAGCGCGCGACTCTGAAGTTCAGCGAGCTGTAAtttagaagaaaagaaaaaacaaaaagggaaatatcgcgataaaactTCCGccgaaattaaatctaaacCTGAACGTGAGTACAGATCCCTGCTAAAATGATCCTTTATTAGTATCGTGcgtaagtttattaaaatacgataCGTGTAGTTGACGTTGTTTGTGTGCATGGTATCAGGCTTTGGAGGAATTTCTCGAGTAAACCTAGAAATCGCGAATCGCGGTTGCATGCATCCGTGCTCTTCCCGCATTTAACGTACTTTGCTCAGGAGGTGGTCGGCCACGGCCAATGTCGACGTCCAATATTAAACCCGTAGTAATTTATGTTAGCGCGAGCGTGCATAATGCTGTTTGTATAAAGCGCTACCGGCACGTGTCGACTCGTGTCGACAGTACGTATCACTCCCTCCTGCCTGTCCTTTAATTCCCGCTGTGCTGCATAGGCGACCCGCAAAATCCCGGCCAGTACGCACGCATATCATTTTAAATGCGTCCTTGGATTTTGAGAATCGCGCGAGAAGATAATACTGCACTCGTCGGCGTGAACTCTCGCATTCTTGTTGCaggataaattattacaatttccccacccttctctctttcta from Cardiocondyla obscurior isolate alpha-2009 linkage group LG04, Cobs3.1, whole genome shotgun sequence encodes:
- the LOC139101653 gene encoding cilia- and flagella-associated protein 276 translates to MAQAYYVRNPYPVPDISREGAWISRGPVLGDKVSPSDKNWNIKLSAHERLFAHHTLNSIRRDRRFVRSQVPRDALDLALNSVYAHSRDTLVSKVYVPIQPETLGRETWRVLRNEIKILPEPPKPDRPTHVSGHSDGELKSVVRVPLSADKSRCHSGPTLPRRIHPSSVKLNIEGPHMDQSNPGYSRKIDGTFYSI